Proteins co-encoded in one Burkholderia ambifaria AMMD genomic window:
- a CDS encoding phage tail protein I translates to MTTEALLPTNQTSLEAALAQVLRPSVDPDVIRTLWDADRCPAAFLPWLAWSLAVDGWELAESEDARRALIKSSLAIYQKKGTPWAIREIVRRLGFGEVDLQEGRQVKRRDGSVKRNGRYLYGGSSAWAEYIVTLKQPVTRDQGENLKRAIERYAPARSLLAWLDFSEVAIRHNGVATRNGQYTRGVIGTWPI, encoded by the coding sequence ATGACGACTGAAGCACTGCTGCCAACCAACCAGACGAGTCTCGAGGCGGCGCTTGCGCAGGTCCTGCGCCCGAGTGTCGATCCGGACGTGATCCGCACGCTGTGGGATGCGGATCGCTGCCCGGCAGCGTTCTTGCCGTGGCTCGCATGGTCGCTCGCGGTCGACGGATGGGAGCTGGCGGAGTCCGAAGACGCCCGCCGCGCGCTGATCAAGTCGTCGCTAGCGATCTACCAGAAGAAGGGCACGCCATGGGCGATTCGCGAGATCGTGCGGCGGCTCGGCTTTGGCGAGGTCGATCTTCAGGAAGGGCGACAGGTCAAGCGGCGTGACGGTTCGGTCAAACGCAACGGCCGGTATCTGTACGGTGGCTCCTCCGCGTGGGCCGAGTACATCGTCACGCTGAAGCAGCCCGTGACGCGAGACCAAGGTGAAAACCTGAAGCGTGCCATCGAGCGCTACGCGCCGGCTCGCAGCTTGCTGGCATGGCTCGATTTTTCTGAGGTTGCGATCCGGCACAACGGCGTCGCGACGCGCAACGGTCAATATACGCGAGGGGTAATCGGAACATGGCCGATTTGA